The Aestuariibaculum lutulentum genome segment TTGTCAGAATCCTTTCCTCTAATATTAAACATTTTAATAGCAATAGGTTTTACCAAAGCCAAATCGCTGGCAATACTGTTAGCGACTCCAGGATATTGAATTTTCACAGCAAGTTTTTTCCCATCCTTTTCGGCTTCATGTACCTGACCAATACTGGCGGCATTTACAGAATTAAGGTTAAAAGAGTCGTAAATCTGGCTTGGTAATTTCCCTAAATTTGTTTTAAATGTTTTTAGCACCAAAGGCGCGGATAGCGGCGGAACAGAAAACTGCGACAAAGAAAATTTCTCAACATAAGCAGTTGGTAAAATATTCTTTTCCATGCTAAGCATTTGTGCCACTTTTAAAGCGCTGCCTTTAAGCTGTTTTAGGCTGTCGTAAATATCTTCAGCATTATTTTTGTTAAGCGTTTCTAAGGCTTCGGCCTCAGATTTAGTGATTTTGTCGCCGTAATATTTTAAATAATTCACGCCAACTTTAGCACCAGTAGAAACGAGTTTCGTGGCCCTTTGAATTTTGGATGTTGGTATGTGATCTATGGTTTTCATGGCTGTTGTTTAAGACATTTGTACTTTTTCTTTAAACAGAAATTTTCCAAGGTCGATTATGCTTTTTATTGGTGTTGTATTGATAATGTCGAAACTGGTATTAACCGATTTTTCAATGAAGATATCTGTTTTTTCAAATTTTGCAGAGGTATCATTTAGCCAGAATTCTATTGTAACTACTAGTTGAAACCAGGCAGATTCGGTCAATGCTTTTTGCTGAAATTTATCAATGTCTTTTTGTTTCGTTTCAATAGTTTCAATGTTTAAGTCTTCAATAAATTCAATGAAACTTTGTCTTAGTGTAGAAAGTACTTTTAAACGTTTCAAATCTGTTTTATAACCGTCTAGCATAAAAACTACAAAGCTTCTGTTAGCAGTCAGTATTTCAAAAAAAGTATAGTAAAAGCTCAGAAGCTTGTCTCTGGAATCGAAAGCCCTGAAATCAGGGGCTTTTTCAAGTAGAGTTTTGGTGTTTACATAGAACTGATTGAAAATGCCTTTTTCTAAACCTTCAAAAGAACCGAAGAATCCGTAGAACAACGGTTCTTCCGTTCCCATAACTTTACATAATGAAAATATAGTCTTTGGTCGTGCGTTATGTTCCAGAACATAATTCATATAATAAGACATAAAGTCTTCCTTCGAGATAGATTTTTTTTTAGCCATAACAGAAGCGTATTTATTGGTAAAGATACAAAATGTTTAATCTTTTAAAGTTAAAGTTAAACAAAATATTTTGTTAATTTTAATTAATCGAGTTTGTTTCGTGAGATTTGATTATTTTTAGAGGAGTATAAGAAGTTTTATTAATTTTAAGATTCAATAACTAAACAACTACATCAAAATGAAAAAAATTATCGCTTCTGTTTTATTTGTGGCCATGTCATTCACAGGCTTTTCACAGATTAAAACACCGCAACCTAGTCCGACTTCTAAAATTGAACAAATGGTTGGATTAACTAATATGACTTTAGAATACAGTCGCCCAAGCATGAGAGGGCGGGTTATATTTGGAGATTTGGTTCCTTATAATAAGTTATGGCGTTTGGGAGCCAATGCCAACACAAAAATTAGTTTTAACACCGATGTAACTATTGGCGATTCTAAAGTTAAGGCAGGGGAGTATGCTGTTTTTGCAACGCCAGGAAAGGACTCGTGGGAGGTTGTGTTTTACAGTGATACGTCAAACTGGGGAACACCTCAAAAATGGGATGATTCTAAAGTAGTGGCTAAGGCTAAAGCTGAAGTTTACAAAATGCCGGTAAAGATTGAAACGTTTACCATGACCTTTGACGATTTAACAAACAATTCGGCAATATTAGGTATTTTATGGGAAGATGTTTATGTAGGCGTAAAAATTGATGTGCCAACCGAGTCTATAGTTTCAGCTTCTATTGAAAAAACGATGAATGGGCCGGGTGCAGGTGATTATTATTCTGCGGCTGTATATTATTTACAAGAAGGTAAAGACATTAATCAAGCGAAGGAATGGATTGATAAATCGATAGAGATGGCTGGCGATAAAGCACCGTTTTGGCAGTTAAGACAACAGTCTTTAATTTATGCAAAGGCCGGTGATAAGAAAGGAGCTATTGCTGCTGCTAAGAAATCTTTATCTGGCGCTGAAGCTGCCGGAAATGCTGATTATGTGAAAATGAACAAAGATTCTTTAAAAGAGTGGGGTGCTATGTAATGGTATTTCAATATGATATAAAAAAAGCGCCATATTTAAGGCGCTTTTTTTATTTTACTAACAGTTTCCATTTATATCGCAGGAGTTGTCGTCCGCAACTATTATTAAATTATTTTGGTGTTTATCCCAGGCATCCTGAAGAGCTTTAGAGAATACTTCAACAGGTTGTGCCCCGGAAATTCCATATTTGTTATCTAAAACAAAAAACGGCACAGAGTTAATCCCCAGATTTCTGGCTTCCATTTGGTCTTGTCTTACGTCGTAGGCGAAATCATCAGATTCTAACATCTGTTTCACTTTGAAAGTATTTAAGCCTACAGATTTTGCAAGATCTAATAAAACCGTATGATCATCAATATTTTCACCTTCAGTTAAATGTGCTTTAAGTAGTGCTTCTTTTGTTTTGTTAGCTAGTCCTTCTTCTTTGGCAAAATGTAACAGGCGAAGCGCATTAAAGGAGTTTGCAGGAACAGATTGTTCCAGATTAAAATCTAATCCTGCATTAGCAGCCATTGCCGTCACATTATTAAACATATGTTTGGCGCTTTCATAATCAATGCCTTTGCTCTCTACAAAATGCGTTAAGGCATCTGTTGTAGTTGTTGTTTTTAAATTAGGATCAAGCTCAAAACTTTTCCATTCTACGGTTATTTTTTCTTTTTCAGGGAAACTGTTTAAAGCAGATTCAAAATGTCTTTTTCCGATATAACAGAAGGGGCAACGTATATCGGACCATATTTTTATGTGCATAATTTTTTCTTTGTATTTGCAATTAGACGAGTTCTGTATTTGAAACTTTCAGAATATTCAAAACAAAAATATTAAAAGTAGCTACTTAGGTAGCATGGCTGATTTAATTAAAAACCTAATTTTGACATTGAATTTTTCTCCCTAAATAATAGCAATAGTATTTTGTTTAATTTAAATCTATTGTCATGAAAAATTTATTAATTGTTTTTTTGTTTATGTGGTTTGTTAATCTTGGTTTTTCTCAAGATAGAGGTTGGGAGTTTCATGGAGTGATACTGGATGATATAGTGGTAACTAATATCAATAGAAATTATTTAGCTAATGTATTGGAGGATGATATAGCCAATAGTATAAGAGAGTTAGAAATTAAAGCTGCTCAACATGATGTGTCAAATTCCTATAAATTTGATGGGCGTGATGAGGCTTTTAAAGTGTGGCATGTTGGATCAGAGGGGTATATAGGTGCCTATTACGATAAGGAGGGAGTTATTTTAAGTACGGTAGAGAAATATAAAAATGTAAGACTTCCAAAGCATATTAGAAATGCAGTTTCTGTTGAATTTCCAGATTGGTTGGTAGACCAAAGTCATTATACTGTTTATTATGATCGAGGAAAATCTTCTGATAAGACTTATAAAGTACTATTAAGAAAAGGAAATAATACACGAAAATTGAAACTGGATTCTGAAGGTTTAATGAAATATTAATTTATTTATGGTATGTTTTAGCAAAATCCCTTTCCGATGGGATTTTGCTTTTTCATTAATATTCCAGGTTTATAAGTTTTCTAAGCTTATCCAGTGTATTTATAAGATTGTGACTAAAGTCGAATGTCATGATACTGCTTTCAGTTTTTCCTTCACGAAGTAAGTTGTTAAAGTGAATGGTTTCAAAATTGTACCCAATAGTGTTATAATTAAAATCTTTTATTTCTTCTTGTCCATCTTTAATGATAGATACGGTTGTTGGAGCATGAAACTGTGTGTTTATTTTAATTATTGCTTTTTCGCATTCAAAAATGGCTTGTGTAGGAAGTTCTTCAATGAGTGAACTTTTTAAATAGGCATTCACATTATTGGGGTAATTAAATGTCATGCTACAAGTAGAGTCTGCTCCATTTTCAAAAAAAGTGGCATTCGCAGAAATCCTTTTAGGAAGTCCTAAAGTTGATAAGCTTACAAAAATAGGGTAAATGCCAATATCTAATAAACTCCCACCACCTAAGGCTTTGTCGAAAAGTCTGGTGTTAGTATCGTAAGGGCGATGAAATCCGAAATCAGCCGACAGCGATTGTACTTCTCCGTACGTTTTGTCTTTTAAAAGCTTTAAAACATATTGGTAATGAGGTAAAAAGTAGGTCCATAGTGCTTCCATTAGCAACGTTTTGTTTGCTTTGGCTATAGTAATCATTTCTTCTACTTCTTCAGCATTCATAGCAAAAGGCTTTTCACACAATACGGCAATGCCTTTTTCTAAACACATGATGGTGTTTTCTTTATGCAGAGTATGCGGTGTCGCAATATATACGGCATCAACATTGGGGTCGTTCGCTAAAGTTTCGTAGCTATCATAGGCTTTTAAAGCGTTATGCTTTTTAGAAAATTCGTTGGCCTTTTCTTGATTTCTGGAAGCTACAGCATAAAGTTCAGCATCAGGAATGGTAGCCAGATCGGTGGCGAATTTATCTGCTATTTTTCCCAGGCCTATAATGCCCCAACGTATTTTTCTTTTTTCAATTGGCGTTTTCATAAGTTTAGACAATTAGAGAGCCAAAGTAAGATAGTATGCCTATTAAGGCTACTAAAATACCTTTGTCGATGTGAGTTGTTTTGTTGAAATCGATAATTAGGCTTAAAATGATAACAACCATGCAGCCTACGAAATTTAACCAAAGAAACGGCAAGTTTATAAATTCATAAAGGTTTAAAAAGTATAATCCGATAATGATTATCTGGGTTATAATACCGCTAATAAAAACGGCGTTTCCTTTAACGCTTTTAAAGAAAAAAGCGACTAAAAATATTCCAAGCACATTACCGTAAAAAATGGAGCCAATAATGTTTACTAGCTGAATTAAATTTTCAGCAAGCTCACCAACACAGGCTACGCCTATGGCGACGATACCCCAAAGTAAAGTGAACCATTTTGATGCAGAAACCATTTGTTCTTCGGTTTTTTCTCCTACATTCCTTTTGTATAAATCAATAGTAGTAGTTGAGCCCAACGCATTTAATTCACTGGCAGTACTTGACATGGCTGCACTTAAAATTACTGCCAGGAGTAAGCCTATTAAACCTTTGGGTAGATTGTTTAAAATGAAATGAATAAACACATAATCTTCATCGTTACTCTCAACTTTAATCTGTTGTTTTTCACCAGCTTGCTCAATTAAGTATTTTGCTTGTTGTTTTAGTTTATTTGATTTTTCGTTAATCTCAATCAGTTGTTCTTTAGCTTGCTGATTGTCTTGATTTACAAAAGAATAAATGAGCTCTTTTTTTTCTTGAAAAATATGTTTTTGTTGGTTTTGAAGTGTTTGATAGTCTTCTGAATATTCAGAATTTAAGACCAGTTCTGTTGCGGTTGGGTTGAAATTAATTGGTGCTTCATTGAACTGATAAAACACAAATACCATAACACCAATAAACAAAATAAAGAACTGCATGGGTACTTTCAAAAGTCCGTTAAAAATTAAACCAAGTTGCATTTCTTTAACCGATTTTCCAGAAAGGTAACGCTGTACCTGGCTTTGGTCTGTCCCGAAATAGGAAAGCATTAAAAAGGTGCCGCCTATAATACCACTCCAAAACGTATATCGGTTATTAAGGTTAAAAGAGAAATCTAAAGCTTCCATTTTCCCGCTGGCACCAGCAATATCCACAGCTTCTCTAAACGTAATATCTTGCGGAAGATCGCTAACAATTAAAAAGAAAGCGACTAGCATACCTATAAAAATAACAACCATTTGGTGTTTTTGTGTTACATTCACTGCACGTGTTCCTCCAGAAACCGTGTAAATTATTACGATGACACCAATAATGATGTTAAGCGTTAGTAAATCCCACCCTAGGACTACCGAAAGGACAATAGCCGGAGCAAAAATGGTAATTCCAGCGGCCAAGCCCCGTTGAATTAAGAATAAGATCGCAGTAAGAGTTCTGGTTTTGAGATCGAAGCGATTTTCAAGAAATTCGTAGGCGGTGTAAACTTTTAATCTGTGATATAAAGGAATAAACACCATACAAATAACTATCATGGCAATAGGTAAGCCAAAATAAAATTGCACGAAGCCCATACCTTCATTAAATGCTTGTCCGGGGGTTGATAGAAAGGTAATTGCGCTGGCTTGTGTAGCCATAACCGATAAGCCTATAGTCCACCAATGCGAAGCGCTGCCTCCCTTTAAGTAATCTTTTACATTTTTACTACCACGGGTTTGCCATGTACCGTAAGCGACTATGGCAAAAAGAGTTAAAGAAAGAACGACCCAATCTATCCAGTTTAATGTCTGCATATTAAAAAGCCTTGGTAATTAGATAGAATATGAAAAAATAAATGGCATTGGCGATTAATACCAGAGAATATAATTTTAACCATTTGGGCTTGGGTTGGTCATTGTTTTCCATAATTAGTCGTTTAGTTTTTGGTTGGGTTGTAAATGATCTTTTCCAATAGAAAGCATATTGGCAAATAGGCGGTAAGCCCCTGAAACACCTTCTGGAAATTCTCTGAAAAAGCTCAATCCTGTATAAATATAGTAGCCTTTTCCGTATTGTGCCACTAATAAACTACCTTCTTTATCCGATTCGTCTTTGTCGTGCATTGACAGAATAGGAGTGAAAGCCTTATCCCATTTATCGGGAAAATATAAGCCTCGTTCCTGAGTCCAGCCTTCAAAATCTTTTTGTGTGATTTTGTTAGGTGAATTCAATAACGGATGCTTCGGGTCTAAAATTTTAACTTCAGCATTCTCATCGGTTACTCGATCTCGCGAAAGGGATAAACTATATGGAGCTAAATTGTCGGTTTTTAATCCGCGATTGGTATTATATTGAACAATCATATTTCCGCCTTCTTTTACAAAGTCGAAAAGAATTTGTTGTTTGAATTTAAGGTTGTCAATAGTGTTGTAGGCTCTAATACCTACAACAACAGCATCAAAACGGCTTAAAGTTTCTCTGGTAATATCTTCAGGGTTTATAACACGTACCTGATAACCTATCTGTTCTAAGCTTTCCGGCACCACATCACCTGCACCAGCAATGTAAGCGATGTTTTCTCCATGTTTTTTTATATCTAATCTAACCACTTTACTTTCACTCGGAAGCAATACGGTTTGATAAGGAATATGCTCGTAATTGATTTCAATAAGTTCTTTGGTATAGGTTTTATCACCAATATGAATGATAGGACTAATATAACCTTCATCCTGATTTTTAGGTGGAATAATGGTAAATGTTAGTATTTGTTCTTCGCCTTTGTTAGCAATGTTTACGTCTTGTTTTTCAGGGTAGACTTTCCAGTTTTCTGGATGACAAATTTCAGCTGAACCTTTTAAATTATGGTGTCCAGCCTTTACAACAAGTGTAATGTTATGTTCATGCCCGTTATCGAAAATAATAACCTTTTCTGT includes the following:
- a CDS encoding Gfo/Idh/MocA family protein; the encoded protein is MKTPIEKRKIRWGIIGLGKIADKFATDLATIPDAELYAVASRNQEKANEFSKKHNALKAYDSYETLANDPNVDAVYIATPHTLHKENTIMCLEKGIAVLCEKPFAMNAEEVEEMITIAKANKTLLMEALWTYFLPHYQYVLKLLKDKTYGEVQSLSADFGFHRPYDTNTRLFDKALGGGSLLDIGIYPIFVSLSTLGLPKRISANATFFENGADSTCSMTFNYPNNVNAYLKSSLIEELPTQAIFECEKAIIKINTQFHAPTTVSIIKDGQEEIKDFNYNTIGYNFETIHFNNLLREGKTESSIMTFDFSHNLINTLDKLRKLINLEY
- a CDS encoding sodium:solute symporter, with the translated sequence MQTLNWIDWVVLSLTLFAIVAYGTWQTRGSKNVKDYLKGGSASHWWTIGLSVMATQASAITFLSTPGQAFNEGMGFVQFYFGLPIAMIVICMVFIPLYHRLKVYTAYEFLENRFDLKTRTLTAILFLIQRGLAAGITIFAPAIVLSVVLGWDLLTLNIIIGVIVIIYTVSGGTRAVNVTQKHQMVVIFIGMLVAFFLIVSDLPQDITFREAVDIAGASGKMEALDFSFNLNNRYTFWSGIIGGTFLMLSYFGTDQSQVQRYLSGKSVKEMQLGLIFNGLLKVPMQFFILFIGVMVFVFYQFNEAPINFNPTATELVLNSEYSEDYQTLQNQQKHIFQEKKELIYSFVNQDNQQAKEQLIEINEKSNKLKQQAKYLIEQAGEKQQIKVESNDEDYVFIHFILNNLPKGLIGLLLAVILSAAMSSTASELNALGSTTTIDLYKRNVGEKTEEQMVSASKWFTLLWGIVAIGVACVGELAENLIQLVNIIGSIFYGNVLGIFLVAFFFKSVKGNAVFISGIITQIIIIGLYFLNLYEFINLPFLWLNFVGCMVVIILSLIIDFNKTTHIDKGILVALIGILSYFGSLIV
- a CDS encoding DUF2911 domain-containing protein — protein: MKKIIASVLFVAMSFTGFSQIKTPQPSPTSKIEQMVGLTNMTLEYSRPSMRGRVIFGDLVPYNKLWRLGANANTKISFNTDVTIGDSKVKAGEYAVFATPGKDSWEVVFYSDTSNWGTPQKWDDSKVVAKAKAEVYKMPVKIETFTMTFDDLTNNSAILGILWEDVYVGVKIDVPTESIVSASIEKTMNGPGAGDYYSAAVYYLQEGKDINQAKEWIDKSIEMAGDKAPFWQLRQQSLIYAKAGDKKGAIAAAKKSLSGAEAAGNADYVKMNKDSLKEWGAM
- a CDS encoding TetR family transcriptional regulator C-terminal domain-containing protein, producing the protein MAKKKSISKEDFMSYYMNYVLEHNARPKTIFSLCKVMGTEEPLFYGFFGSFEGLEKGIFNQFYVNTKTLLEKAPDFRAFDSRDKLLSFYYTFFEILTANRSFVVFMLDGYKTDLKRLKVLSTLRQSFIEFIEDLNIETIETKQKDIDKFQQKALTESAWFQLVVTIEFWLNDTSAKFEKTDIFIEKSVNTSFDIINTTPIKSIIDLGKFLFKEKVQMS
- a CDS encoding DsbA family oxidoreductase, whose amino-acid sequence is MHIKIWSDIRCPFCYIGKRHFESALNSFPEKEKITVEWKSFELDPNLKTTTTTDALTHFVESKGIDYESAKHMFNNVTAMAANAGLDFNLEQSVPANSFNALRLLHFAKEEGLANKTKEALLKAHLTEGENIDDHTVLLDLAKSVGLNTFKVKQMLESDDFAYDVRQDQMEARNLGINSVPFFVLDNKYGISGAQPVEVFSKALQDAWDKHQNNLIIVADDNSCDINGNC